A genomic window from Cricetulus griseus strain 17A/GY chromosome 4, alternate assembly CriGri-PICRH-1.0, whole genome shotgun sequence includes:
- the Nudt1 gene encoding 7,8-dihydro-8-oxoguanine triphosphatase isoform X4: MGASRLYTLVLVLQPQRVLLGMKKRGFGAGRWNGFGGKVQEGETIEDGAKRELQEESGLTVDALLKVGHISFEFVGSEELMDVHVFSTDHVHGTPTESDEMRPQWFQLDQIPFADMWPDDSYWFPLLLQKKKFCGYFKFQDQDTILDYSLREVDEL, translated from the exons ATGGGCGCCTCCAGGCTCTACACGCTGGTGCTGGTGCTGCAGCCTCAGCGAGTTCTGCTGGGCATGAAGAAGAGGGGCTTTGGTGCTGGCCGCTGGAATGGCTTCGGGGGCAAAGTGCAGGAAGGAGAGACCATTGAGGACGGAGCTAAGAG GGAGCTGCAGGAAGAGAGTGGCCTGACAGTAGATGCACTGCTCAAGGTGGGCCACATCTCATTTGAGTTTGTGGGTTCCGAGGAGCTGATGGATGTGCATGTCTTCTCTACTGACCATGTGCATGGGACGCCCACAGAGAGTGACG AAATGCGCCCTCAGTGGTTCCAACTGGACCAGATTCCCTTTGCAGACATGTGGCCTGATGACAGCTACTGGTTCCCACTCCTGCTTCAGAAGAAGAAGTTCTGTGGGTACTTCAAGTTCCAGGATCAGGACACCATCCTTGACTACTCGCTTCGTGAGGTGGATGAACTCTAA
- the Nudt1 gene encoding 7,8-dihydro-8-oxoguanine triphosphatase isoform X3, whose amino-acid sequence MDDSRTQETMGASRLYTLVLVLQPQRVLLGMKKRGFGAGRWNGFGGKVQEGETIEDGAKRELQEESGLTVDALLKVGHISFEFVGSEELMDVHVFSTDHVHGTPTESDEMRPQWFQLDQIPFADMWPDDSYWFPLLLQKKKFCGYFKFQDQDTILDYSLREVDEL is encoded by the exons ATGGATGATTCGCG GACCCAGGAGACCATGGGCGCCTCCAGGCTCTACACGCTGGTGCTGGTGCTGCAGCCTCAGCGAGTTCTGCTGGGCATGAAGAAGAGGGGCTTTGGTGCTGGCCGCTGGAATGGCTTCGGGGGCAAAGTGCAGGAAGGAGAGACCATTGAGGACGGAGCTAAGAG GGAGCTGCAGGAAGAGAGTGGCCTGACAGTAGATGCACTGCTCAAGGTGGGCCACATCTCATTTGAGTTTGTGGGTTCCGAGGAGCTGATGGATGTGCATGTCTTCTCTACTGACCATGTGCATGGGACGCCCACAGAGAGTGACG AAATGCGCCCTCAGTGGTTCCAACTGGACCAGATTCCCTTTGCAGACATGTGGCCTGATGACAGCTACTGGTTCCCACTCCTGCTTCAGAAGAAGAAGTTCTGTGGGTACTTCAAGTTCCAGGATCAGGACACCATCCTTGACTACTCGCTTCGTGAGGTGGATGAACTCTAA